One Fusobacterium nucleatum genomic window carries:
- a CDS encoding ATP-binding cassette domain-containing protein, with product MAFIELKNINKTFFPNTNREHYALKNINLVINKGDFITIIGGNGAGKSTLFNAISGVFPLDSGTITIDEKDISSTKEFERAKYISRVFQNPLDNTAPRMTVAENMALAFNRGGKRTLKFSKNKENLILFENLLKNLNLGLEQKINTEMGVLSGGQRQAIALLMATMKAPQLILLDEHTAALDPKTQKKIMALSEEKIKEKNLTALMITHNLQDALTYGNRMLLLHQGEIVRDFSEEEKKKLSVTDLYKIMVELDEKDN from the coding sequence ATGGCATTTATTGAATTAAAAAATATAAATAAAACTTTTTTTCCTAACACAAACAGAGAACATTATGCTTTGAAGAATATAAATCTTGTAATTAACAAGGGAGATTTTATAACAATAATTGGTGGAAATGGAGCTGGAAAATCAACTTTATTTAATGCAATATCAGGTGTCTTTCCTTTAGATAGTGGAACAATTACCATTGATGAAAAAGATATTTCTTCTACAAAAGAATTTGAAAGAGCAAAATATATAAGTCGTGTTTTTCAAAATCCTTTGGATAATACTGCTCCTCGTATGACTGTTGCTGAAAATATGGCATTAGCTTTTAATCGTGGAGGGAAAAGAACATTAAAATTTAGTAAAAATAAAGAAAATCTTATCTTATTTGAAAATTTATTAAAAAATCTTAATTTAGGTTTAGAGCAAAAAATAAATACTGAAATGGGTGTATTATCTGGTGGGCAAAGACAAGCTATTGCTTTACTTATGGCAACAATGAAAGCTCCTCAACTAATTTTACTTGATGAGCATACTGCTGCACTTGACCCAAAAACTCAAAAAAAGATTATGGCTTTATCAGAAGAGAAAATAAAAGAAAAAAATCTTACTGCTCTTATGATAACTCATAATCTTCAAGATGCTTTAACTTATGGAAATAGAATGTTACTTTTACATCAAGGAGAAATTGTTAGAGATTTTTCAGAAGAAGAAAAGAAAAAATTATCTGTAACAGATTTATATAAAATTATGGTTGAACTTGATGAAAAAGATAATTAA